A stretch of the Haloarcula ordinaria genome encodes the following:
- the thyX gene encoding FAD-dependent thymidylate synthase: MEVTLLESTDDPEELICKAARNDYSAGFVGEQSFEETMATVEGETIEEKKRTLIGHLLNHGHYGPFEHAQVTFAVKGVSRSCMAQITRHRHVSFDVQSMRYVSFDDVDPADVREGEMVVVPPSATDPDWVGRNQQSGQVDDETVAEREQLFKDTVAQAVQSYQDLLDLGMPPEDARFVLPIGMEVNMVMSMNARMLMHVADMRAAADAQWEIRGLTEDLLDLAEEWCPITFEHYNEHMKNRKNRLAP; the protein is encoded by the coding sequence ATGGAAGTCACGCTGCTGGAGTCGACCGACGACCCCGAGGAACTCATCTGCAAGGCGGCCCGTAACGACTACAGCGCCGGGTTCGTCGGCGAACAGTCCTTCGAGGAGACGATGGCGACGGTGGAGGGCGAGACCATCGAGGAAAAGAAGCGGACGCTCATCGGACACCTGCTGAACCACGGGCACTACGGGCCCTTCGAGCACGCCCAGGTCACCTTCGCGGTCAAGGGTGTCTCCCGGTCGTGTATGGCACAGATTACCCGCCACCGGCACGTCTCTTTCGACGTGCAGTCGATGCGGTACGTCTCCTTCGACGACGTCGACCCGGCGGACGTCCGCGAGGGAGAGATGGTCGTCGTCCCGCCCTCGGCGACGGACCCGGACTGGGTGGGCCGCAACCAGCAGTCCGGCCAGGTCGACGACGAGACGGTCGCGGAGCGCGAACAGTTGTTCAAAGACACAGTCGCACAGGCCGTCCAGTCGTACCAGGACCTGCTCGATCTGGGGATGCCGCCCGAGGACGCCCGGTTCGTCCTCCCCATCGGCATGGAGGTCAACATGGTCATGTCGATGAACGCTCGGATGCTGATGCACGTCGCCGACATGCGCGCGGCCGCCGACGCCCAGTGGGAGATTCGCGGCCTGACCGAGGACCTGCTCGACCTGGCCGAGGAGTGGTGCCCGATAACCTTCGAACACTACAACGAGCACATGAAAAACCGGAAGAACCGGCTCGCACCCTGA
- a CDS encoding ABC transporter substrate-binding protein, with translation MSRDYNRRAFLKRTGAVGTVGLLGGLAGCSTGGTGGGGETPDVLMVVGYPQSGVQLFKDFYADYGDDDANILVTDGLQSGDLPGDVGNDMSNVRGTAPTSSGPGRETFESLFLEEFDYDQAGVFTSQAYDASAVQILANLMAGENDGTSIRDHMRVVANPGGTTYTPSELPEAAEAAAAGENIQYEGASSNVNFDDAGDITSARYQVFGFTGDGVETRETVDFGGSGEIPEPEPAGSGSGADRTVRLGVLQPETGDLGPLGVAIRDAALLPAIQLRDAIDQTVETQVGDTQSQAQAGIDAANSLVSAGFPSITGPAGSETTIQVARNVLVDNQVVGCSPSATSPDITDLEDDDFVFRTPPSDALQGRVLAQVATENLEGTTASTLYLNNSYGQALQQSFVNAFEDAGGSVSQQVSFESQQPSYTSQINTAMSI, from the coding sequence ATGAGTCGAGACTACAATCGACGAGCATTCCTGAAACGCACCGGCGCAGTCGGCACTGTCGGACTACTGGGTGGACTCGCCGGGTGTTCGACGGGCGGCACTGGCGGCGGCGGGGAAACACCGGACGTGCTGATGGTCGTCGGCTACCCACAGAGTGGGGTCCAGCTGTTCAAGGACTTCTACGCAGACTATGGCGACGACGACGCCAACATCCTCGTGACCGACGGCCTCCAGTCGGGCGACCTGCCCGGTGACGTCGGCAACGACATGTCGAACGTCCGCGGGACAGCCCCGACGTCGTCCGGGCCCGGGCGGGAAACCTTCGAGAGCCTCTTCCTGGAAGAGTTCGACTACGACCAGGCCGGCGTGTTCACCTCGCAGGCGTACGACGCCTCCGCGGTCCAGATTCTCGCGAACCTGATGGCCGGCGAGAACGACGGGACGTCCATCCGCGACCACATGCGCGTCGTCGCGAATCCGGGCGGCACGACCTACACACCCTCGGAGCTGCCAGAGGCGGCCGAGGCTGCGGCGGCGGGCGAGAACATCCAGTACGAGGGGGCGTCGAGCAACGTCAACTTCGACGACGCCGGCGACATCACGTCCGCCCGGTACCAGGTGTTTGGCTTCACCGGGGACGGCGTCGAGACGCGAGAGACGGTCGACTTCGGCGGGTCCGGCGAGATTCCGGAGCCCGAGCCGGCCGGCAGCGGGAGCGGCGCGGACCGGACGGTCCGACTCGGCGTCCTCCAGCCCGAGACCGGCGACCTCGGTCCGCTCGGCGTGGCCATCCGTGACGCTGCGCTGCTCCCGGCCATCCAGCTGCGCGACGCCATCGACCAGACCGTCGAGACGCAGGTCGGTGATACCCAGTCCCAGGCCCAGGCGGGTATCGACGCCGCGAACTCGCTTGTGAGCGCCGGCTTCCCCTCTATCACTGGGCCCGCGGGGTCCGAGACGACCATCCAGGTCGCCCGGAACGTTCTCGTCGACAACCAGGTCGTGGGCTGCTCGCCCTCGGCGACGTCGCCGGACATCACCGACCTCGAAGACGACGACTTCGTCTTCCGGACCCCGCCGAGCGACGCGCTCCAGGGCCGGGTGCTGGCACAGGTCGCCACCGAGAACCTGGAGGGCACGACGGCCTCGACGCTGTATCTCAACAACAGTTACGGGCAGGCGCTCCAGCAATCGTTCGTCAACGCCTTCGAGGACGCCGGCGGTAGCGTCTCCCAGCAGGTCAGCTTCGAGTCACAGCAGCCCTCCTACACCTCGCAGATAAACACCGCGATGTCGATCTGA
- a CDS encoding DUF362 domain-containing protein, whose translation MDITSLSVPESVVLEATGEQPLPEMGVVEQVWETDPIEPADIEDLTRRAVESLDWSEIPDGGEVAIGAGSRGIANLAAIVGGVVSAVDELGYEPFVFPAMGSHGGATAEGQREKLAALGVTESAIGCEIRSSMDVVEVGRTAERDVPVVADANAVAADAILPVNRVKPHTDFDGAVESGLSKMLVIGMGKQRGAKIAHEWAVDWSFRNMIPEITEQLLDALPVVGGVAIVEDQHDDTAIVEGIPPSGFLSREAELLETAYDIMPTIPFDELDVVVVDRVGKDVSGQGMDTNVIGRRPFAINEPAPDRPDIKRLFARGLTETTHGNAMGIGSADFVHQDLLTDLDAEKTLINAITASTVRGVRLPPVVESDRAGLTASLSTGGVIPEADARVLRVTDTMRLDRMYASPALLDAARTRDDLRVVREAEPIAFEDGQFAAPTPHQG comes from the coding sequence ATGGACATCACGTCACTTTCGGTCCCGGAGTCGGTCGTCCTCGAGGCGACGGGTGAGCAACCGCTCCCGGAGATGGGCGTCGTCGAGCAGGTCTGGGAGACAGATCCCATCGAGCCGGCCGACATCGAGGACCTGACCCGCCGGGCCGTGGAGTCGCTGGACTGGTCGGAGATTCCCGACGGCGGCGAGGTCGCCATCGGCGCGGGGAGTCGGGGCATCGCCAACCTCGCAGCCATCGTCGGGGGCGTCGTGAGCGCCGTCGACGAACTGGGTTACGAGCCGTTCGTCTTCCCGGCGATGGGGAGTCACGGTGGCGCGACGGCGGAGGGGCAACGGGAGAAACTCGCGGCGCTCGGCGTCACCGAGTCGGCAATCGGCTGTGAGATACGCTCCAGCATGGACGTGGTCGAGGTCGGTCGCACGGCCGAACGGGACGTCCCCGTCGTGGCGGATGCGAACGCCGTCGCCGCCGACGCGATCCTCCCGGTCAACCGCGTGAAGCCCCATACGGACTTCGACGGAGCGGTCGAGAGCGGCCTCTCGAAGATGCTCGTCATCGGGATGGGCAAGCAGCGGGGCGCGAAGATCGCCCACGAGTGGGCCGTCGACTGGAGCTTCCGGAACATGATTCCGGAGATAACCGAGCAGTTACTCGATGCGCTCCCGGTCGTCGGCGGCGTGGCTATCGTCGAGGACCAGCACGACGACACCGCCATCGTCGAGGGCATCCCCCCATCGGGCTTCCTCAGCCGCGAAGCGGAACTGCTCGAGACGGCCTACGACATCATGCCGACGATACCGTTCGACGAGTTAGACGTCGTCGTCGTCGACCGGGTCGGGAAAGACGTCAGCGGGCAGGGGATGGACACGAACGTCATCGGTCGGCGGCCGTTCGCCATCAACGAACCCGCGCCCGACCGGCCGGACATCAAGCGTCTCTTCGCGCGCGGACTGACGGAGACGACGCACGGCAACGCGATGGGCATCGGGTCGGCCGACTTCGTCCACCAGGACCTCCTGACCGACCTCGACGCCGAGAAGACGCTCATCAACGCCATCACCGCGAGCACGGTCCGCGGGGTCCGCCTCCCGCCGGTCGTCGAGTCCGACCGCGCCGGGCTCACGGCGTCCCTCTCGACCGGTGGCGTGATTCCGGAAGCCGACGCTCGCGTCCTCAGGGTGACCGACACGATGCGGCTCGACCGGATGTACGCTTCGCCGGCCTTGCTCGACGCCGCCCGGACCCGCGACGACCTGCGCGTCGTTCGGGAGGCAGAGCCCATCGCCTTCGAGGACGGTCAGTTCGCGGCCCCGACACCACACCAGGGCTGA
- a CDS encoding ABC transporter ATP-binding protein: protein MSQQAARSEDVTLPDPDEILLAVRDLDAGYGDLQVLSDVDMDVGDGEYVVIVGPNGAGKSTVMKSVFGLTTYMGGQVVFDGTEISRRSPDQIIHEGIGYVPQNENVFGSLSVRENLEMGAYILDEVPEDQIERIYDRFPILRERSTQKAGTLSGGQQQMLAMGRALMLDPDLLLLDEPSAGLAPDLVTEMFDRIDKINDDGTAVLMVEQNAKEALRRCDRGYVLVQGQNRYQDAGETLLNDQQVRQDFLGG from the coding sequence ATGAGCCAGCAGGCCGCCCGGTCCGAAGACGTGACACTCCCGGACCCAGACGAGATCCTCCTGGCGGTCCGCGACTTAGACGCCGGCTACGGCGACCTGCAGGTGCTCTCAGACGTCGACATGGACGTCGGCGACGGCGAGTACGTCGTCATCGTCGGCCCGAACGGCGCGGGGAAGTCGACGGTGATGAAGTCCGTCTTCGGCCTGACGACGTACATGGGCGGCCAGGTGGTCTTCGACGGGACCGAGATCAGCAGGCGCTCGCCGGACCAGATCATCCACGAGGGAATCGGTTACGTGCCACAGAACGAGAACGTCTTCGGGAGTCTCAGCGTCCGCGAGAACCTGGAGATGGGCGCGTACATCTTAGACGAGGTGCCCGAGGACCAGATCGAGCGCATCTACGACCGCTTCCCGATTCTCAGGGAACGCTCGACGCAGAAGGCGGGGACACTCTCGGGCGGTCAGCAGCAGATGCTGGCGATGGGGCGGGCGTTGATGCTTGACCCGGACCTGCTCTTGCTCGACGAGCCCTCGGCGGGCCTCGCACCGGATCTGGTCACGGAGATGTTCGACCGCATCGACAAGATCAACGACGACGGGACGGCGGTGCTGATGGTCGAACAGAACGCGAAAGAGGCCCTGCGGCGCTGTGACCGCGGCTACGTCCTCGTCCAGGGGCAGAACAGATACCAGGACGCCGGCGAGACGCTGCTGAACGACCAGCAGGTCCGCCAGGACTTCCTGGGCGGCTGA
- a CDS encoding ABC transporter ATP-binding protein, which translates to MSESEHVTATDREFAIRSDAIDDPLLEVDGLRKEFGGVTAVDGATFAVETGALTGLIGPNGAGKSTTFNCITGIHTPTGGEVRFDGADVTGHPPYALAKTGLVRTFQIARELSEMTVLENVMLAPPDQVGESALRAVTPGLRSGVKENERAVVERAWETLEFFEIDHLAHENAGTLSGGQRKLLEMARVLMTDPEMVLLDEPLAGVNPTLEEKLLERVHELREDGLTFLLVEHDMDVIMNHCEHIIVMHQGAVLAEGDATAIQSNEQVLEAYLGGEV; encoded by the coding sequence ATGAGTGAGAGCGAGCACGTGACCGCCACGGACCGCGAGTTCGCCATCCGGAGCGACGCCATCGACGACCCCCTGCTCGAGGTCGACGGGCTCCGGAAGGAGTTCGGCGGCGTCACCGCCGTCGACGGCGCGACGTTCGCCGTCGAGACAGGGGCGTTGACCGGCCTCATCGGTCCGAACGGCGCGGGGAAGTCGACGACGTTCAACTGTATCACCGGCATCCACACGCCCACCGGCGGTGAGGTCCGGTTCGACGGCGCGGACGTCACCGGGCACCCGCCGTACGCCCTCGCGAAGACCGGCCTGGTCAGGACGTTCCAGATCGCCCGCGAGCTCTCGGAGATGACGGTGCTCGAGAACGTGATGCTCGCGCCGCCGGACCAGGTCGGCGAGTCGGCGCTCAGAGCCGTCACGCCGGGCCTGCGGTCGGGGGTCAAAGAGAACGAGCGAGCCGTCGTCGAACGGGCCTGGGAGACACTGGAGTTCTTCGAGATCGACCACCTGGCCCACGAGAACGCCGGGACGCTCTCTGGCGGCCAGCGGAAACTCCTCGAGATGGCTCGCGTCCTGATGACCGACCCGGAGATGGTGTTGCTCGACGAGCCGCTCGCCGGCGTCAACCCGACGCTCGAGGAGAAGCTGCTCGAACGGGTCCACGAACTACGGGAAGACGGGCTGACCTTCCTGCTGGTCGAACACGACATGGACGTCATCATGAACCACTGTGAGCACATCATCGTGATGCACCAGGGGGCGGTGCTCGCCGAGGGCGACGCGACGGCGATTCAGTCGAACGAACAGGTGCTCGAGGCGTACCTCGGAGGTGAGGTATGA
- a CDS encoding branched-chain amino acid ABC transporter permease has product MSATATIRDRLDGLPDAVLVAGYIVAIWVLMVLLARAVGGSQWTNLAAGFVGSVTVLIGAYAILTLALNLQWGYTGLFNIGVAGFMAVGAYTMAILTAPANPGAGGVPGFDLPLVVGIVGGMVVAAIVGALAALPALRLKADYLAIVTVALSEIIRLFVNWDGVAEVTLFGATFGTGGATGISFKSPGDVLSGLVTGLGSPLVSAAAAFGVSSPNVVNIAYGLALLAVMVGSYWVLTRLSNSPFGRVLKAIREDETVTQSLGKDTRLFKIKAFMIGCALMGLAGILFRGGAGYISPQQFRPGITFYVFAALILGGSGSNTGSILGAATFSALLFYLPARLGENIPLGGDGAPGNIVDAAAALGSLDPAPFVAYTVANISTLRFVLIGVVLIYIIQNQPKGLLGHRNEPAASVDITDRRPASGGESDE; this is encoded by the coding sequence ATGAGTGCGACGGCCACCATCCGGGACCGGCTGGACGGACTCCCCGACGCCGTCCTCGTCGCAGGGTACATCGTCGCCATCTGGGTCCTCATGGTCCTCCTCGCGCGTGCGGTCGGCGGGAGCCAGTGGACGAACCTCGCGGCCGGCTTCGTCGGCAGCGTCACCGTCCTCATCGGCGCGTACGCGATTCTCACGCTGGCGCTGAACCTCCAGTGGGGGTACACCGGGCTGTTCAACATCGGCGTCGCCGGGTTCATGGCCGTCGGCGCGTACACGATGGCGATTCTGACGGCCCCTGCCAACCCGGGTGCCGGTGGCGTCCCCGGCTTCGACCTGCCGCTCGTGGTCGGCATCGTCGGCGGGATGGTCGTCGCCGCCATCGTCGGGGCGCTGGCAGCGCTGCCGGCGCTCAGACTGAAAGCCGACTACCTGGCTATCGTGACCGTCGCGCTCTCGGAGATAATCCGTCTGTTCGTCAACTGGGACGGCGTGGCCGAGGTCACGCTGTTCGGGGCGACGTTCGGGACGGGCGGCGCGACCGGTATCTCGTTCAAGTCACCGGGCGACGTCCTGTCCGGCCTGGTCACGGGCCTCGGCTCGCCACTCGTCTCGGCCGCGGCTGCCTTCGGCGTGTCGAGTCCGAACGTTGTCAATATCGCGTACGGACTCGCACTGCTGGCCGTGATGGTCGGGTCTTACTGGGTGCTCACGCGCCTCTCGAACTCGCCGTTCGGCCGCGTACTGAAGGCCATCCGAGAGGACGAGACGGTCACGCAGTCACTCGGAAAGGACACGCGCCTGTTCAAGATCAAGGCGTTCATGATCGGCTGTGCGCTGATGGGGCTAGCGGGCATCCTCTTCCGTGGCGGGGCGGGCTACATCAGCCCCCAGCAGTTCCGCCCGGGCATCACGTTCTACGTGTTCGCGGCGCTCATCCTCGGCGGCTCGGGGTCGAACACTGGTAGCATCCTCGGCGCGGCGACGTTCTCGGCGCTACTCTTTTACCTGCCGGCAAGGCTCGGGGAGAACATCCCGCTCGGCGGTGACGGGGCGCCCGGGAACATCGTCGACGCCGCCGCCGCCCTGGGGTCGCTCGACCCGGCCCCGTTCGTCGCCTACACGGTCGCGAACATCAGCACGCTTCGGTTCGTGCTCATCGGCGTCGTCCTCATCTACATCATCCAGAACCAGCCCAAGGGGCTGCTCGGCCATCGGAACGAACCGGCCGCGAGCGTCGATATAACGGACCGCAGACCGGCAAGCGGGGGTGAGAGCGATGAGTGA
- a CDS encoding branched-chain amino acid ABC transporter permease, translating into MSFADTVAEGRRLFVERPGTAILGAVVGFLMLDLVVKLSGTTVFFLGVKLLGGAMTVSSLVSMVLDGILVGLAVGLAGIGLSMTYSILDFANFAHGDTVTAGAFIGWVAAYVVGGLGTGASFADLFLFNAGLQLSALTAIGPVVVGLVAAGVGTVAVVLLLDRLTYRPMRSAGNISLLIASIGVALAMRYIIAFVFGTQTSGVASSGVQFVLLDLAGQRPVTVTDNELALLLVAVALMLGVHILLQRTKLGKAMRAMADNEDLALVSGIPTERVIRLTWILGGGLAGIGGYLLVLESGTISFNFGWILLLLIFAAVIVGGIGSIYGAMAGGVLIGLVDSLALIWLPSGLTRAAAFLVLIVVLLLRPSGIFGGVTTA; encoded by the coding sequence ATGAGTTTCGCAGACACAGTGGCTGAGGGGCGGCGACTGTTCGTCGAGCGGCCCGGGACCGCGATACTCGGCGCCGTCGTCGGCTTCCTCATGCTTGATCTCGTCGTAAAACTCTCCGGGACGACGGTGTTCTTTCTGGGAGTCAAACTGCTCGGTGGCGCGATGACTGTCTCCTCGCTCGTCTCCATGGTGCTCGACGGCATCCTGGTCGGACTTGCGGTGGGGCTTGCCGGCATCGGTCTCTCCATGACGTACAGCATCCTCGACTTCGCGAACTTCGCCCACGGCGACACCGTGACGGCGGGCGCGTTCATCGGCTGGGTCGCCGCCTACGTCGTCGGTGGCCTCGGGACGGGCGCATCGTTCGCCGACCTGTTTCTCTTCAACGCGGGGCTGCAACTCAGCGCGCTGACCGCGATCGGACCGGTCGTCGTGGGCCTGGTCGCCGCCGGAGTCGGAACCGTCGCCGTGGTGCTGCTCCTCGACCGACTGACCTACCGGCCGATGCGTAGCGCGGGGAACATCTCGTTGCTCATCGCCTCTATCGGGGTCGCGCTCGCGATGCGATACATCATCGCGTTCGTCTTCGGAACGCAGACCAGCGGCGTCGCGAGCAGCGGCGTCCAGTTCGTCCTGTTGGACCTGGCGGGACAGCGTCCCGTGACGGTGACCGACAACGAACTCGCCCTGCTCCTCGTCGCCGTCGCGCTGATGCTCGGCGTCCACATCCTCCTCCAGCGGACGAAACTCGGGAAGGCGATGCGCGCGATGGCCGACAACGAGGACCTGGCGCTGGTCAGCGGCATCCCGACCGAGCGGGTCATCCGACTGACCTGGATTCTGGGTGGCGGCCTCGCCGGTATCGGGGGCTACCTGCTCGTCCTGGAGAGCGGGACCATCTCCTTCAACTTCGGCTGGATTCTCCTCCTCCTCATCTTCGCGGCGGTCATCGTCGGTGGCATCGGCTCTATCTACGGGGCGATGGCCGGGGGCGTCCTCATCGGCCTCGTCGACAGCCTGGCGCTCATCTGGCTCCCGTCGGGCCTGACGCGGGCGGCGGCGTTCCTCGTGCTCATCGTGGTCCTGTTGCTCCGTCCGTCCGGTATCTTCGGGGGGGTGACGACCGCATGA
- a CDS encoding helix-turn-helix transcriptional regulator produces the protein MSRLVAASAVVLLVVATVGSIPAVGGAQQNAAVQTPDGFDRTTFRVTVYENGSARWAIEHRTPLNNESERQQFEDFAAEFERNETQLYANFVSQADVLTSLGTNATGREMAAEGFQRSAGVDPIQSSGTVRMSFRWTNFAVRSGDAVVVNDVFTGGFYIGPSQSLVFERGPSLAFAEVQPGPDSVSQPDSLAESASVTWNGERSFNDRRPFVELGPRTTVVDGSNGTATPGDESPTTDGTPAPPTSGTPSWMFLVAGIVLLVGLGGAVAWRSGMGTIVLGGEDDTGGSEAVEAEPDGDSSAPAPEPDVTEDELLTDSDRVVKLLEDNGGRMKQVDIVDTTDWSKSKVSMLLSDMEDEGDISKLRVGRENIISLSGHEPDATKSPFDDE, from the coding sequence ATGTCGCGTCTGGTCGCTGCGAGCGCCGTCGTTCTCCTCGTCGTCGCCACCGTTGGTTCGATACCAGCCGTCGGCGGCGCACAACAGAACGCCGCGGTGCAGACACCCGACGGATTCGACCGGACGACGTTCCGCGTCACGGTGTACGAGAACGGGTCGGCCCGGTGGGCCATCGAACACCGGACGCCGCTGAACAACGAGTCAGAGCGACAGCAGTTCGAGGACTTCGCGGCGGAGTTCGAACGAAACGAGACGCAGCTGTACGCCAACTTCGTCTCGCAGGCCGACGTCCTGACCAGTCTCGGCACGAACGCCACCGGTCGCGAGATGGCGGCGGAGGGCTTCCAGCGGTCGGCGGGTGTCGACCCGATTCAGAGCAGTGGGACAGTCCGGATGTCGTTCCGCTGGACGAACTTCGCCGTCCGCTCCGGTGACGCCGTCGTCGTCAACGACGTCTTCACCGGCGGGTTCTACATCGGCCCGAGCCAGTCGCTGGTGTTCGAGCGCGGCCCGTCGCTCGCCTTCGCCGAGGTCCAGCCGGGTCCTGACTCCGTGAGCCAACCCGACTCGCTGGCCGAGAGCGCGAGCGTCACCTGGAACGGCGAACGGTCTTTCAACGACCGGCGCCCCTTCGTCGAGCTGGGCCCGCGAACAACCGTCGTGGACGGGTCGAACGGGACCGCCACGCCCGGTGACGAGTCTCCGACTACGGACGGGACACCCGCCCCCCCGACCAGTGGCACCCCGTCGTGGATGTTCCTCGTCGCTGGCATCGTCCTGCTGGTGGGCCTCGGCGGCGCCGTTGCCTGGCGCTCTGGGATGGGGACGATCGTCCTCGGCGGCGAGGACGACACTGGCGGGTCGGAAGCCGTCGAGGCCGAGCCGGACGGCGACTCGTCCGCTCCGGCCCCGGAGCCGGACGTCACAGAGGACGAACTGCTGACCGACAGCGACCGGGTGGTGAAACTCCTGGAGGACAACGGCGGTCGGATGAAGCAGGTCGACATCGTCGACACCACCGACTGGTCGAAGTCGAAGGTGAGCATGCTCCTCTCGGACATGGAGGACGAGGGTGACATCAGCAAGCTCCGGGTCGGCCGAGAGAACATCATCAGCCTCTCCGGGCACGAACCGGACGCGACGAAGTCGCCGTTCGACGACGAATAG
- a CDS encoding DUF6544 family protein, which translates to MNFSPSTAGRRILAAAGLLGATAVLGVGVQRRRFAREIATRTDRLHAAATVRDGAFDRSELAGLPDPVANYFETVLQPGLAYATSVSLHQTGTFRLGDAGSPWRSLEATQHYTTRPPGFVWDATIDVAPLIRARVLDAYVDGDGILDARVLSAIRVANAGPSPEMDTGELLRYLAEAVWFPTALLPSNGVEWRAVSATAASATIEHRGNTASVVFHFDDGVVDRVTAERFRQAAGDDAPWTGTFENYQNRNGRLIPTRAAVEWTLPDGALPYWRATIDDVEHRSERPGDVGSRPNRSVR; encoded by the coding sequence ATGAATTTTTCTCCATCGACCGCCGGTCGACGAATCCTCGCGGCAGCGGGCCTGTTGGGTGCGACTGCCGTCCTCGGTGTCGGCGTCCAGCGACGTCGGTTCGCCCGTGAAATCGCGACCCGTACCGACAGGCTGCACGCGGCAGCCACCGTTCGAGACGGAGCGTTCGACCGGAGCGAACTAGCGGGCCTCCCAGACCCTGTTGCGAACTACTTCGAAACCGTGCTCCAGCCGGGACTGGCGTACGCGACGTCGGTCTCTCTCCACCAGACCGGGACCTTCCGTCTCGGCGACGCCGGGTCCCCCTGGCGGTCGCTGGAGGCCACCCAGCACTACACGACCAGACCACCCGGGTTCGTGTGGGACGCGACCATCGACGTCGCTCCGCTGATTCGTGCGCGCGTACTGGACGCCTACGTCGACGGGGACGGCATCCTCGACGCTCGGGTCCTGTCGGCCATCCGCGTCGCGAACGCGGGGCCGTCCCCGGAGATGGACACCGGCGAACTCCTGCGGTACCTCGCCGAGGCCGTCTGGTTCCCCACGGCCCTCCTACCGAGCAACGGCGTCGAGTGGAGGGCCGTGAGCGCGACTGCGGCGAGCGCGACTATCGAACACCGCGGCAACACGGCGTCGGTCGTCTTCCACTTCGACGACGGCGTCGTCGACCGGGTCACGGCCGAACGCTTTCGGCAAGCTGCGGGTGACGACGCGCCCTGGACCGGAACGTTCGAGAACTATCAGAACCGGAACGGCCGCCTGATTCCGACGCGGGCGGCGGTCGAGTGGACCCTCCCGGACGGCGCGCTGCCGTACTGGCGCGCGACCATCGACGACGTCGAACACCGTAGCGAACGACCCGGCGACGTCGGGAGCCGGCCCAACCGCTCCGTTCGCTGA